The following nucleotide sequence is from Actinomycetota bacterium.
ACTGGGACCCCATCGAGACGTGGTCGCTCATCGCGTGGCTCGTCTACGCGGTCGTGCTGCACCTGCGGCTGACGATGGGCTGGCGCGGCGAGCGGTTCGCGTGGGCGGTGGCCGCAGCTCTGCCGATCGTCCTGTTCGCCATGCTCGGCGTACCGATCGTCTATGACTCCATCCACGGCGCCTATCTCAAGGGCGTGTGAGCGGGCCGTGAGGGTCTGCCTCGTCTCGCCGGCCCGGCCCTTCTCCGGTCGCGTGCCGATGGAGCCGCCGATACTCGGTCACCTCGGCGCGCTCACGCTGCGGGCGATGCCGGATGCCGAACTCGAGCTCGTCGACGCCGATGCGCAGGTCTTCGATCCCGGCGCGGTCGACGCCGACCTGGTCGGCATCTCGGCCATGACCGCGACGGCGACGTGGGCGTACGCGGCCGCGGACGCGCTGCGCGCTCGCGGGGTGCCGGTGGTGCTCGGCGGCATCCACCCGACCGCGCTGCCGGAGGAGGCGGCCCGTCACGCTGACGCGGTCGTGGTGGGGGAAGCTGAGTCGGTCTGGCAGCAGGTCCTCGTTGACGCCGCCGCCGGCCGCCTGCGCGCGCGCTACGACGGCGAGCGCCTGCCGCTCGACGGACTGCCGGCGCCGCTGCGCATAGAAGGCCCGTACCGCTTCCGCGCCGTCTTCACGGCGCGCGGCTGCCCGTACCGGTGCACCTTCTGCTCGGTGCGGACGTTCTTCGGCGACACCGTGCGGTTCCGTCCGATCCCCGAGGTGGTGGCACAGGTCGCCGCCATGCCCGACCGCGTCTACTTCAACGGCGACGACAACATCTGGGGCACCGACGTCGCGCGCTCGATCGCGCTGTACCGCGAGCTGGCGGGCGCCGGACGCAAGCGCTGGTACGGCTTCGGCGACCTGCGCTCGGTGCAGGGTGAGCGCGGCGACGAGCTCATCGCGGCCGCGCGGGCGAGCGGCCTGTTCTCGGTATGGGTCGGCTGGGAGACCTCAGAGGCGTCGCTGGCGGGCTTCCACGCATCCGCG
It contains:
- a CDS encoding radical SAM protein — translated: MRVCLVSPARPFSGRVPMEPPILGHLGALTLRAMPDAELELVDADAQVFDPGAVDADLVGISAMTATATWAYAAADALRARGVPVVLGGIHPTALPEEAARHADAVVVGEAESVWQQVLVDAAAGRLRARYDGERLPLDGLPAPLRIEGPYRFRAVFTARGCPYRCTFCSVRTFFGDTVRFRPIPEVVAQVAAMPDRVYFNGDDNIWGTDVARSIALYRELAGAGRKRWYGFGDLRSVQGERGDELIAAARASGLFSVWVGWETSEASLAGFHASAKQGRDRESAVRRLKSAGIDVVLFVVLGGREEGVDGFRRAVELADRLDVGVHPVLLTPLPGTELYDEYRPHLVPGLGWDRYTGTHAVFEHPDPALTPEARERAYYETSLELLSLPRIVGHAARMPAAAWPAGPALSVMKALPLRRAMRRAFAEWEASRAT